A stretch of the Panthera uncia isolate 11264 chromosome D1, Puncia_PCG_1.0, whole genome shotgun sequence genome encodes the following:
- the LRRN4CL gene encoding LRRN4 C-terminal-like protein, with protein MLGSPCLLWLLAVTFSMVPRTQSLAPQDLKEEDKDETPRPRPPLRAVPCDYDHCRHLQVPCKELQRAGPRACLCPGLSSPTQPPDPPRLGEVHVVAEDGSAVVHWCAPFSPVHQYWLLLWEGNGAPQKGPPLNSTVRRAELKGLKSGGAYIVCVVAANGAGESSVPQAGGEGLEEVGGPPFGPCRRLAVPPRPLTLVHVAIGVGTVLALLSCSALVWHFCLRERWGCPRRRVASRPAAGL; from the coding sequence atgctgggctctccCTGTCTTCTGTGGCTCCTGGCTGTCACCTTCTCCATGGTTCCCAGAACGCAGTCCTTGGCCCCTCAAGACCTTAAGGAAGAGGACAAAGATGAGACACCCCGGCCACGGCCTCCTTTGCGGGCCGTCCCCTGTGACTATGACCATTGCCGTCACCTTCAGGTGCCGTGCAAGGAGCTGCAGAGGGCTGGACCCAGGGCCTGCCTGTGCCCTGGGCTCTCCAGCCCCACGCAGCCGCCCGACCCTCCGCGCCTGGGAGAGGTGCACGTGGTGGCCGAGGATGGCAGCGCAGTGGTGCACTGGTGCGCCCCCTTCTCTCCGGTCCACCAATACTGGCTGCTGCTATGGGAGGGCAACGGGGCTCCCCAGAAGGGTCCCCCCCTCAACTCTACTGTTCGCAGAGCAGAACTGAAGGGCCTGAAGTCCGGGGGCGCTTACATCGTTTGCGTGGTGGCTGCAAATGGGGCTGGAGAAAGCAGCGTGCCgcaggcaggtggggagggccTCGAGGAGGTGGGTGGCCCTCCCTTCGGGCCCTGCAGGAGGCTGGCCGTGCCCCCCAGACCGCTTACCCTGGTCCACGTGGCTATCGGGGTGGGCACAGTGCTGGCCCTGCTGAGCTGCTCTGCTCTGGTCTGGCATTTCTGCCTGCGAGAGCGCTGGGGCTGCCCCCGCCGCCGGGTGGCCTCCCGACCCGCAGCAGGGCTCTGA
- the BSCL2 gene encoding seipin isoform X5, with translation MEDPGATRDVRKMPKEQEAGGKEVCRYQIKESDKEEEPPASSSHGQGWRPSDRAAKNSKPEPGARHSALPAMVNDPPVPALLWAQEVGHVLAGRARKLLLQFGVLFCTVLLLLWVSVFLYGSFYYSYMPTVSHLSPVHFYYRTDCDSSTSLLCSFPVANVSLAKGGRDRVLMYGQPYRVTLELELPESPVNQDLGMFLVTISCYTRGGRIISTSSRSVMLHYRSNLLQMLDTLVFSSLLLFGFAEQKQLLEVELYPEYRENSYVPTTGAIIEIHSKRVQMYGAYLRIHAHFTGLRYLLYNFPMTCAFIGIASNFTFLSVIVLFSYMQWVWGGIWPRHRLSLQVNVRKRDSSRKAVQRRISAHPPGTGPQGQEESTQLSDITEDCGESPEDPPGAECQLSEEEKPDQQPLTGEEELEPEASDGSGSWVDAALLTEANLPASASASASASAPAPAPETLGSSEPSVGNLRQRPTCSSS, from the exons ATGGAAGATCCAGGGGCGACAAGGGACGTCAGGAAGATGCCTAAAGAACAAGAAGCTGGGGGGAAAGAGGTGTGCAGATACCAGATCAAAGAATCGGACAAAGAAGAG GAACCACCAGCTTCTTCATCCCATGGCCAGGGGTGGCGTCCAAGTGACCGAGCAGCTAAGAACTCAAAGCCTGAACCTGGGGCCAGACACTCCGCACTCCCTGCCATGGTCAATGACCCACCAGTACCCGCCTTGCTGTGGGCCCAGGAGGTGGGCCACGTCTTGGCGGGTCGTGCCCGCAAGCTGCTGCTGCAGTTTGGGGTGCTCTTCTGTACCGTCCTTCTCCTGCTCTGGGTGTCTGTCTTCCTCTACGGCTCTTTCTACTATTCCTACATGCCGACAGTCAGCCACCTCAGCCCTGTGCATTTCTACTACAG GACTGACTGTGATTCCTCCACCTCCTtactctgctccttccctgttgcCAATGTCTCGCTGGCTAAGGGTGGACGTGATCGG GTGCTGATGTATGGACAGCCGTACCGCGTCACCTTAGAGCTTGAGCTGCCAGAGTCCCCTGTGAATCAAGACTTGGGCATGTTCTTAGTCACCATTTCATGCTACACCAGAGGTGGCCGAATCATCTCCACTTCTTCACGCTCC GTGATGTTGCATTACCGCTCAAACCTGCTCCAGATGCTTGACACACTGGTCTTCTCTAGCCTCCTGCTGTTTGGCTTTGCAGAGCAGAAGCAGCTCCTGGAGGTGGAGCTCTACCCGGAATACAGAGAGAACTCG TATGTGCCGACCACCGGCGCGATCATCGAGATCCACAGCAAGCGCGTCCAGATGTACGGAGCCTACCTCCGCATCCACGCCCACTTCACCGGGCTCAG GTACTTGCTGTACAACTTCCCGATGACCTGTGCCTTCATCGGCATCGCCAGCAACTTCACGTTCCTCAGCGTCATCGTGCTCTTCAGCTACATGCAGTGGGTGTGGGGGGGCATCTGGCCCCGCCACCGCTTGTCTCTGCAG GTAAACGTCCGGAAAAGAGACAGTTCCCGGAAGGCAGTGCAGCGAAGAATCTCTGCCCACCCTCCAG GCACAGGGCCCCAAGGCCAGGAGGAGTCAACGCAACTGTCAGACATCACAGAGGACTGCGGTGAGAGCCCTGAAGACCCGCCAGGGGCAG AGTGTCAGCTCTCAGAGGAGGAGAAACCCGATCAGCAGCCCTTGACTGGAGAGGAGGAGCTGGAGCCAGAGGCCAGTGATG GTTCAGGCTCTTGGGTAGATGCAGCTTTGCTGACGGAGGCCaaccttcctgcctctgcctctgcctctgcctctgcctctgcccctgcccctgccccggagACTCTGGGCAGCTCTGAACCCTCTGTGGGCAATCTCCGACAGCGGCCCACCTGCTCTAGTTCCTGA
- the UBXN1 gene encoding UBX domain-containing protein 1, translated as MAELTALESLIEMGFPRGRAEKALALTGNQGIEAAMDWLMEHEDDPDVDEPLPTPLGHVLGREPTSSEPGGPEGTSSNAGEGKPVLTEEERQEQTKRMLELVAQKQREREEREEREALERERQRRKQGQELSAARQRLQEDEMRRAAEERRREKAEELAARQRVREKIERDKAERAKKYGGSVGSRPSPPTEPGPVPSSPSQEPPTKREYDQCRIQVRLPDGTSLTQTFRAREQLAAVRLYVELHRGEEPGGDQDPVQLLSGFPRRAFSEADMERPLQELGLVPSAVLIVAKKCPS; from the exons ATGGCGGAGCTGACGGCTCTGGAGAGTCTCATCGAGATGGGCTTCCCTAGGGGACGCGC GGAGAAGGCTCTGGCCCTCACGGGGAACCAGGGCATCGAGGCTGCAATGGACTG GTTGATGGAGCACGAAGACGACCCCGATGTAGACGAGCCTCTACCTACCCCCCTTGGACACGTCCTGGGACGGGAACCCACCTCCTCGGAGCCAGGCGGCCCTGAAG GAACCAGCTCTAACGCCGGAGAAGGCAAACCCGTTTTGACTGAAGAGGAGAGACAGGAACAGACTAAAAG GATGTTGGAGCTGGTGGCCCAGAAGCAGCGGGAgcgggaagaaagagaggagcgAGAGGCATTAGAACGGGAACGGCAGCGCAGGAAACAAGGGCAAGAGTTATCAGCTGCCCGACAGCGGCTACAGGAAGATGAGATGCGCCGAGCTGCTGAAGAGCGGAGGAGGGAAAAGGCTGAAGAGTTAGCAGCCAG ACAAAGAGTCCGAGAAAAGattgaaagagacaaagcagagagaGCCAAGAAG TATGGTGGTAGCGTGGGTTCTCGGCCGTCACCACCAACAGAGCCAGGCCCTgttccctcctctcccagccagGAGCCTCCCACCAAGCGGGAATATGACCAGTGTCGCATACAG GTCAGGCTGCCAGATGGGACCTCACTGACCCAGACGTTCCGGGCACGGGAACAGCTGGCAGCTGTGAGGCTCTATGTGGAGCTCCACCGTGGAGAAGAGCCTGGAGGGGACCAGGACCCCGTGCAGTTGCTCAGTGGCTTCCCCCGGCGGGCCTTCTCAGAGGCTGACATGGAACGGCCTCTGCAGGAGCTGG GACTTGTGCCTTCTGCTGTCCTCATTGTGGCCAAGAAATGTCCCAGCTGA
- the BSCL2 gene encoding seipin isoform X4 gives MVNDPPVPALLWAQEVGHVLAGRARKLLLQFGVLFCTVLLLLWVSVFLYGSFYYSYMPTVSHLSPVHFYYRTDCDSSTSLLCSFPVANVSLAKGGRDRVMLHYRSNLLQMLDTLVFSSLLLFGFAEQKQLLEVELYPEYRENSYVPTTGAIIEIHSKRVQMYGAYLRIHAHFTGLRYLLYNFPMTCAFIGIASNFTFLSVIVLFSYMQWVWGGIWPRHRLSLQVNVRKRDSSRKAVQRRISAHPPGTGPQGQEESTQLSDITEDCGESPEDPPGAECQLSEEEKPDQQPLTGEEELEPEASDGSGSWVDAALLTEANLPASASASASASAPAPAPETLGSSEPSVGNLRQRPTCSSS, from the exons ATGGTCAATGACCCACCAGTACCCGCCTTGCTGTGGGCCCAGGAGGTGGGCCACGTCTTGGCGGGTCGTGCCCGCAAGCTGCTGCTGCAGTTTGGGGTGCTCTTCTGTACCGTCCTTCTCCTGCTCTGGGTGTCTGTCTTCCTCTACGGCTCTTTCTACTATTCCTACATGCCGACAGTCAGCCACCTCAGCCCTGTGCATTTCTACTACAG GACTGACTGTGATTCCTCCACCTCCTtactctgctccttccctgttgcCAATGTCTCGCTGGCTAAGGGTGGACGTGATCGG GTGATGTTGCATTACCGCTCAAACCTGCTCCAGATGCTTGACACACTGGTCTTCTCTAGCCTCCTGCTGTTTGGCTTTGCAGAGCAGAAGCAGCTCCTGGAGGTGGAGCTCTACCCGGAATACAGAGAGAACTCG TATGTGCCGACCACCGGCGCGATCATCGAGATCCACAGCAAGCGCGTCCAGATGTACGGAGCCTACCTCCGCATCCACGCCCACTTCACCGGGCTCAG GTACTTGCTGTACAACTTCCCGATGACCTGTGCCTTCATCGGCATCGCCAGCAACTTCACGTTCCTCAGCGTCATCGTGCTCTTCAGCTACATGCAGTGGGTGTGGGGGGGCATCTGGCCCCGCCACCGCTTGTCTCTGCAG GTAAACGTCCGGAAAAGAGACAGTTCCCGGAAGGCAGTGCAGCGAAGAATCTCTGCCCACCCTCCAG GCACAGGGCCCCAAGGCCAGGAGGAGTCAACGCAACTGTCAGACATCACAGAGGACTGCGGTGAGAGCCCTGAAGACCCGCCAGGGGCAG AGTGTCAGCTCTCAGAGGAGGAGAAACCCGATCAGCAGCCCTTGACTGGAGAGGAGGAGCTGGAGCCAGAGGCCAGTGATG GTTCAGGCTCTTGGGTAGATGCAGCTTTGCTGACGGAGGCCaaccttcctgcctctgcctctgcctctgcctctgcctctgcccctgcccctgccccggagACTCTGGGCAGCTCTGAACCCTCTGTGGGCAATCTCCGACAGCGGCCCACCTGCTCTAGTTCCTGA
- the LOC125932217 gene encoding ubiquinol-cytochrome-c reductase complex assembly factor 3: METLRKALIVGALLGAGAGVGSALFVLVAPGEQRKQAMLKEMPEQDPRRREEAVRTKELVLATLQEAAATQENVAWRKNWMGGGGGKSA, encoded by the exons ATGGAGACCTTGCGCAAAGCGCTGATCGTGGGTGCCCTTCTGGGCGCCGGGGCTGGCGTGGGCTCCGCGCTCTTTGTCCTCGTGGCTCCGGGAGAGCAGCGGAAGCAGGCGATGCTGAAG GAGATGCCCGAGCAAGACCCGCGGCGCAGGGAGGAGGCGGTCAGGACCAAAGAGTTAGTGCTAGCCACTCTGCAGGAGGCAGCGGCCACGCAAGAGAACGTGGCCTGGAGGAAGAACTGGatgggcggcggcggcgggaagTCAGCGTGA
- the BSCL2 gene encoding seipin isoform X3 codes for MVNDPPVPALLWAQEVGHVLAGRARKLLLQFGVLFCTVLLLLWVSVFLYGSFYYSYMPTVSHLSPVHFYYRTDCDSSTSLLCSFPVANVSLAKGGRDRVLMYGQPYRVTLELELPESPVNQDLGMFLVTISCYTRGGRIISTSSRSVMLHYRSNLLQMLDTLVFSSLLLFGFAEQKQLLEVELYPEYRENSYVPTTGAIIEIHSKRVQMYGAYLRIHAHFTGLRYLLYNFPMTCAFIGIASNFTFLSVIVLFSYMQWVWGGIWPRHRLSLQVNVRKRDSSRKAVQRRISAHPPGVPFSLFQSDLCVPLVAAECQLSEEEKPDQQPLTGEEELEPEASDGSGSWVDAALLTEANLPASASASASASAPAPAPETLGSSEPSVGNLRQRPTCSSS; via the exons ATGGTCAATGACCCACCAGTACCCGCCTTGCTGTGGGCCCAGGAGGTGGGCCACGTCTTGGCGGGTCGTGCCCGCAAGCTGCTGCTGCAGTTTGGGGTGCTCTTCTGTACCGTCCTTCTCCTGCTCTGGGTGTCTGTCTTCCTCTACGGCTCTTTCTACTATTCCTACATGCCGACAGTCAGCCACCTCAGCCCTGTGCATTTCTACTACAG GACTGACTGTGATTCCTCCACCTCCTtactctgctccttccctgttgcCAATGTCTCGCTGGCTAAGGGTGGACGTGATCGG GTGCTGATGTATGGACAGCCGTACCGCGTCACCTTAGAGCTTGAGCTGCCAGAGTCCCCTGTGAATCAAGACTTGGGCATGTTCTTAGTCACCATTTCATGCTACACCAGAGGTGGCCGAATCATCTCCACTTCTTCACGCTCC GTGATGTTGCATTACCGCTCAAACCTGCTCCAGATGCTTGACACACTGGTCTTCTCTAGCCTCCTGCTGTTTGGCTTTGCAGAGCAGAAGCAGCTCCTGGAGGTGGAGCTCTACCCGGAATACAGAGAGAACTCG TATGTGCCGACCACCGGCGCGATCATCGAGATCCACAGCAAGCGCGTCCAGATGTACGGAGCCTACCTCCGCATCCACGCCCACTTCACCGGGCTCAG GTACTTGCTGTACAACTTCCCGATGACCTGTGCCTTCATCGGCATCGCCAGCAACTTCACGTTCCTCAGCGTCATCGTGCTCTTCAGCTACATGCAGTGGGTGTGGGGGGGCATCTGGCCCCGCCACCGCTTGTCTCTGCAG GTAAACGTCCGGAAAAGAGACAGTTCCCGGAAGGCAGTGCAGCGAAGAATCTCTGCCCACCCTCCAG GTGTCCCCTTCAGCCTCTTCCAGTCTGACCTCTGCGTTCCCCTTGTGGCTGCAGAGTGTCAGCTCTCAGAGGAGGAGAAACCCGATCAGCAGCCCTTGACTGGAGAGGAGGAGCTGGAGCCAGAGGCCAGTGATG GTTCAGGCTCTTGGGTAGATGCAGCTTTGCTGACGGAGGCCaaccttcctgcctctgcctctgcctctgcctctgcctctgcccctgcccctgccccggagACTCTGGGCAGCTCTGAACCCTCTGTGGGCAATCTCCGACAGCGGCCCACCTGCTCTAGTTCCTGA
- the BSCL2 gene encoding seipin isoform X1, with the protein MVNDPPVPALLWAQEVGHVLAGRARKLLLQFGVLFCTVLLLLWVSVFLYGSFYYSYMPTVSHLSPVHFYYRTDCDSSTSLLCSFPVANVSLAKGGRDRVLMYGQPYRVTLELELPESPVNQDLGMFLVTISCYTRGGRIISTSSRSVMLHYRSNLLQMLDTLVFSSLLLFGFAEQKQLLEVELYPEYRENSYVPTTGAIIEIHSKRVQMYGAYLRIHAHFTGLRYLLYNFPMTCAFIGIASNFTFLSVIVLFSYMQWVWGGIWPRHRLSLQVNVRKRDSSRKAVQRRISAHPPGTGPQGQEESTQLSDITEDCGESPEDPPGAECQLSEEEKPDQQPLTGEEELEPEASDGSGSWVDAALLTEANLPASASASASASAPAPAPETLGSSEPSVGNLRQRPTCSSS; encoded by the exons ATGGTCAATGACCCACCAGTACCCGCCTTGCTGTGGGCCCAGGAGGTGGGCCACGTCTTGGCGGGTCGTGCCCGCAAGCTGCTGCTGCAGTTTGGGGTGCTCTTCTGTACCGTCCTTCTCCTGCTCTGGGTGTCTGTCTTCCTCTACGGCTCTTTCTACTATTCCTACATGCCGACAGTCAGCCACCTCAGCCCTGTGCATTTCTACTACAG GACTGACTGTGATTCCTCCACCTCCTtactctgctccttccctgttgcCAATGTCTCGCTGGCTAAGGGTGGACGTGATCGG GTGCTGATGTATGGACAGCCGTACCGCGTCACCTTAGAGCTTGAGCTGCCAGAGTCCCCTGTGAATCAAGACTTGGGCATGTTCTTAGTCACCATTTCATGCTACACCAGAGGTGGCCGAATCATCTCCACTTCTTCACGCTCC GTGATGTTGCATTACCGCTCAAACCTGCTCCAGATGCTTGACACACTGGTCTTCTCTAGCCTCCTGCTGTTTGGCTTTGCAGAGCAGAAGCAGCTCCTGGAGGTGGAGCTCTACCCGGAATACAGAGAGAACTCG TATGTGCCGACCACCGGCGCGATCATCGAGATCCACAGCAAGCGCGTCCAGATGTACGGAGCCTACCTCCGCATCCACGCCCACTTCACCGGGCTCAG GTACTTGCTGTACAACTTCCCGATGACCTGTGCCTTCATCGGCATCGCCAGCAACTTCACGTTCCTCAGCGTCATCGTGCTCTTCAGCTACATGCAGTGGGTGTGGGGGGGCATCTGGCCCCGCCACCGCTTGTCTCTGCAG GTAAACGTCCGGAAAAGAGACAGTTCCCGGAAGGCAGTGCAGCGAAGAATCTCTGCCCACCCTCCAG GCACAGGGCCCCAAGGCCAGGAGGAGTCAACGCAACTGTCAGACATCACAGAGGACTGCGGTGAGAGCCCTGAAGACCCGCCAGGGGCAG AGTGTCAGCTCTCAGAGGAGGAGAAACCCGATCAGCAGCCCTTGACTGGAGAGGAGGAGCTGGAGCCAGAGGCCAGTGATG GTTCAGGCTCTTGGGTAGATGCAGCTTTGCTGACGGAGGCCaaccttcctgcctctgcctctgcctctgcctctgcctctgcccctgcccctgccccggagACTCTGGGCAGCTCTGAACCCTCTGTGGGCAATCTCCGACAGCGGCCCACCTGCTCTAGTTCCTGA
- the BSCL2 gene encoding seipin isoform X6 — translation MEDPGATRDVRKMPKEQEAGGKEVCRYQIKESDKEEEPPASSSHGQGWRPSDRAAKNSKPEPGARHSALPAMVNDPPVPALLWAQEVGHVLAGRARKLLLQFGVLFCTVLLLLWVSVFLYGSFYYSYMPTVSHLSPVHFYYRTDCDSSTSLLCSFPVANVSLAKGGRDRVLMYGQPYRVTLELELPESPVNQDLGMFLVTISCYTRGGRIISTSSRSVMLHYRSNLLQMLDTLVFSSLLLFGFAEQKQLLEVELYPEYRENSYVPTTGAIIEIHSKRVQMYGAYLRIHAHFTGLRYLLYNFPMTCAFIGIASNFTFLSVIVLFSYMQWVWGGIWPRHRLSLQVNVRKRDSSRKAVQRRISAHPPGPQGQEESTQLSDITEDCGESPEDPPGAECQLSEEEKPDQQPLTGEEELEPEASDGSGSWVDAALLTEANLPASASASASASAPAPAPETLGSSEPSVGNLRQRPTCSSS, via the exons ATGGAAGATCCAGGGGCGACAAGGGACGTCAGGAAGATGCCTAAAGAACAAGAAGCTGGGGGGAAAGAGGTGTGCAGATACCAGATCAAAGAATCGGACAAAGAAGAG GAACCACCAGCTTCTTCATCCCATGGCCAGGGGTGGCGTCCAAGTGACCGAGCAGCTAAGAACTCAAAGCCTGAACCTGGGGCCAGACACTCCGCACTCCCTGCCATGGTCAATGACCCACCAGTACCCGCCTTGCTGTGGGCCCAGGAGGTGGGCCACGTCTTGGCGGGTCGTGCCCGCAAGCTGCTGCTGCAGTTTGGGGTGCTCTTCTGTACCGTCCTTCTCCTGCTCTGGGTGTCTGTCTTCCTCTACGGCTCTTTCTACTATTCCTACATGCCGACAGTCAGCCACCTCAGCCCTGTGCATTTCTACTACAG GACTGACTGTGATTCCTCCACCTCCTtactctgctccttccctgttgcCAATGTCTCGCTGGCTAAGGGTGGACGTGATCGG GTGCTGATGTATGGACAGCCGTACCGCGTCACCTTAGAGCTTGAGCTGCCAGAGTCCCCTGTGAATCAAGACTTGGGCATGTTCTTAGTCACCATTTCATGCTACACCAGAGGTGGCCGAATCATCTCCACTTCTTCACGCTCC GTGATGTTGCATTACCGCTCAAACCTGCTCCAGATGCTTGACACACTGGTCTTCTCTAGCCTCCTGCTGTTTGGCTTTGCAGAGCAGAAGCAGCTCCTGGAGGTGGAGCTCTACCCGGAATACAGAGAGAACTCG TATGTGCCGACCACCGGCGCGATCATCGAGATCCACAGCAAGCGCGTCCAGATGTACGGAGCCTACCTCCGCATCCACGCCCACTTCACCGGGCTCAG GTACTTGCTGTACAACTTCCCGATGACCTGTGCCTTCATCGGCATCGCCAGCAACTTCACGTTCCTCAGCGTCATCGTGCTCTTCAGCTACATGCAGTGGGTGTGGGGGGGCATCTGGCCCCGCCACCGCTTGTCTCTGCAG GTAAACGTCCGGAAAAGAGACAGTTCCCGGAAGGCAGTGCAGCGAAGAATCTCTGCCCACCCTCCAG GGCCCCAAGGCCAGGAGGAGTCAACGCAACTGTCAGACATCACAGAGGACTGCGGTGAGAGCCCTGAAGACCCGCCAGGGGCAG AGTGTCAGCTCTCAGAGGAGGAGAAACCCGATCAGCAGCCCTTGACTGGAGAGGAGGAGCTGGAGCCAGAGGCCAGTGATG GTTCAGGCTCTTGGGTAGATGCAGCTTTGCTGACGGAGGCCaaccttcctgcctctgcctctgcctctgcctctgcctctgcccctgcccctgccccggagACTCTGGGCAGCTCTGAACCCTCTGTGGGCAATCTCCGACAGCGGCCCACCTGCTCTAGTTCCTGA
- the BSCL2 gene encoding seipin isoform X2, whose amino-acid sequence MVNDPPVPALLWAQEVGHVLAGRARKLLLQFGVLFCTVLLLLWVSVFLYGSFYYSYMPTVSHLSPVHFYYRTDCDSSTSLLCSFPVANVSLAKGGRDRVLMYGQPYRVTLELELPESPVNQDLGMFLVTISCYTRGGRIISTSSRSVMLHYRSNLLQMLDTLVFSSLLLFGFAEQKQLLEVELYPEYRENSYVPTTGAIIEIHSKRVQMYGAYLRIHAHFTGLRYLLYNFPMTCAFIGIASNFTFLSVIVLFSYMQWVWGGIWPRHRLSLQVNVRKRDSSRKAVQRRISAHPPGPQGQEESTQLSDITEDCGESPEDPPGAECQLSEEEKPDQQPLTGEEELEPEASDGSGSWVDAALLTEANLPASASASASASAPAPAPETLGSSEPSVGNLRQRPTCSSS is encoded by the exons ATGGTCAATGACCCACCAGTACCCGCCTTGCTGTGGGCCCAGGAGGTGGGCCACGTCTTGGCGGGTCGTGCCCGCAAGCTGCTGCTGCAGTTTGGGGTGCTCTTCTGTACCGTCCTTCTCCTGCTCTGGGTGTCTGTCTTCCTCTACGGCTCTTTCTACTATTCCTACATGCCGACAGTCAGCCACCTCAGCCCTGTGCATTTCTACTACAG GACTGACTGTGATTCCTCCACCTCCTtactctgctccttccctgttgcCAATGTCTCGCTGGCTAAGGGTGGACGTGATCGG GTGCTGATGTATGGACAGCCGTACCGCGTCACCTTAGAGCTTGAGCTGCCAGAGTCCCCTGTGAATCAAGACTTGGGCATGTTCTTAGTCACCATTTCATGCTACACCAGAGGTGGCCGAATCATCTCCACTTCTTCACGCTCC GTGATGTTGCATTACCGCTCAAACCTGCTCCAGATGCTTGACACACTGGTCTTCTCTAGCCTCCTGCTGTTTGGCTTTGCAGAGCAGAAGCAGCTCCTGGAGGTGGAGCTCTACCCGGAATACAGAGAGAACTCG TATGTGCCGACCACCGGCGCGATCATCGAGATCCACAGCAAGCGCGTCCAGATGTACGGAGCCTACCTCCGCATCCACGCCCACTTCACCGGGCTCAG GTACTTGCTGTACAACTTCCCGATGACCTGTGCCTTCATCGGCATCGCCAGCAACTTCACGTTCCTCAGCGTCATCGTGCTCTTCAGCTACATGCAGTGGGTGTGGGGGGGCATCTGGCCCCGCCACCGCTTGTCTCTGCAG GTAAACGTCCGGAAAAGAGACAGTTCCCGGAAGGCAGTGCAGCGAAGAATCTCTGCCCACCCTCCAG GGCCCCAAGGCCAGGAGGAGTCAACGCAACTGTCAGACATCACAGAGGACTGCGGTGAGAGCCCTGAAGACCCGCCAGGGGCAG AGTGTCAGCTCTCAGAGGAGGAGAAACCCGATCAGCAGCCCTTGACTGGAGAGGAGGAGCTGGAGCCAGAGGCCAGTGATG GTTCAGGCTCTTGGGTAGATGCAGCTTTGCTGACGGAGGCCaaccttcctgcctctgcctctgcctctgcctctgcctctgcccctgcccctgccccggagACTCTGGGCAGCTCTGAACCCTCTGTGGGCAATCTCCGACAGCGGCCCACCTGCTCTAGTTCCTGA
- the GNG3 gene encoding guanine nucleotide-binding protein G(I)/G(S)/G(O) subunit gamma-3, translating into MKGETPVNSTMSIGQARKMVEQLKIEASLCRIKVSKAAADLMTYCDAHACEDPLITPVPTSENPFREKKFFCALL; encoded by the exons ATGAAAGGGGAGACCCCTGTGAACAGCACTATGAGTATTGGGCAAGCCcgcaagatggtggaacagcttAAGATTGAAGCCAGCTTGTGCCGGATAAAG GTGTCCAAGGCAGCAGCAGACTTGATGACTTACTGTGATGCCCACGCCTGCGAGGATCCCCTCATCACCCCTGTGCCCACTTCGGAGAACCCCTTCCGGGAGAAGAAGTTCTTCTGTGCCCTCCTCTGA